The proteins below are encoded in one region of Arthrobacter sp. CJ23:
- a CDS encoding glycosyltransferase — translation MVGIVIGATVGGAAALLWFAIASTGTAGVEARAEGIIFGVWHVLYDSEAPEPRVILAAVAFALLLSAGVALLERRIANKSRRSANPDTPLAPRIVMAETRGVYAGPVTVTVLIPAHNEEASLPSTIASLLAQSHPPKRVIVVADNCTDSTVALAHQAGVEVFESAGNTKKKAGALNQALTWLLPGQGDNDVVMVMDADTRLDDGFLEAAVSRLGNDRALMAVGGLFYGEEGHGIIGQFQRNEYIRYTREIGRRRGRVFVLTGTASIFRPKALRTVAQSRGTSIPGIPGDVYDTASLTEDNELTIALKSLGGLMISPAQCTVVTELMPNFRTLWAQRLRWQRGALENLGAYGVTPQTLRYWAQQFGIGYGVIALSAYFLLILLMALSLETWIWFPFWLGLGLVFSIERVVTVWKGGWRARLLAATLFPELLFDMFLNVVYVKGVIDISLGRQAKWKHLDHAKSHEFSKVA, via the coding sequence GTCGAGGCCCGGGCCGAAGGCATCATTTTCGGGGTATGGCATGTGCTTTACGATTCAGAGGCCCCGGAACCGCGGGTGATTCTCGCGGCCGTTGCGTTTGCCCTCCTGCTGTCCGCCGGAGTGGCGTTGCTGGAGCGGCGCATTGCCAACAAATCGCGCCGCTCCGCGAATCCGGACACGCCGCTCGCGCCAAGGATTGTCATGGCGGAAACGCGCGGTGTGTACGCCGGCCCGGTGACGGTCACCGTGTTGATCCCCGCACACAACGAAGAAGCGTCGCTGCCGTCCACCATTGCTTCCCTGCTGGCCCAGTCCCACCCTCCCAAACGTGTCATCGTCGTGGCCGACAACTGCACCGACTCCACCGTTGCGCTGGCCCATCAGGCCGGCGTTGAGGTCTTCGAGTCGGCGGGCAACACCAAGAAGAAGGCCGGCGCCCTCAACCAGGCGCTGACCTGGCTGCTCCCCGGGCAGGGAGACAACGACGTCGTCATGGTCATGGACGCCGACACGAGACTCGACGACGGTTTCCTCGAGGCTGCGGTCTCGCGCCTGGGCAACGACAGGGCATTGATGGCCGTCGGCGGCCTCTTCTACGGGGAAGAGGGCCACGGGATCATCGGGCAGTTCCAGCGCAACGAGTACATCCGCTACACGCGCGAAATCGGACGCCGCCGTGGCCGCGTCTTTGTCCTGACCGGCACAGCCTCGATCTTCCGGCCCAAAGCCCTGCGCACTGTGGCGCAGAGCCGGGGTACATCGATTCCGGGAATCCCCGGTGACGTCTATGACACCGCATCGCTGACCGAGGACAACGAGCTGACGATTGCCCTGAAGTCCCTCGGCGGCCTCATGATTTCTCCAGCGCAGTGCACGGTCGTCACAGAGTTGATGCCGAATTTCCGCACCCTGTGGGCCCAACGCCTTCGCTGGCAGCGGGGAGCCCTGGAAAACCTGGGCGCCTACGGTGTCACACCCCAGACCCTGCGCTACTGGGCACAGCAGTTCGGTATTGGCTACGGAGTGATTGCGCTCAGTGCCTATTTCCTGCTCATCCTCCTGATGGCGTTGTCGCTGGAAACGTGGATTTGGTTCCCGTTCTGGCTGGGGCTTGGCCTGGTCTTCTCGATCGAACGCGTGGTTACGGTGTGGAAGGGCGGTTGGCGGGCACGCCTGCTGGCAGCCACGCTCTTCCCGGAGCTGCTCTTCGACATGTTCCTCAACGTGGTCTACGTGAAGGGCGTCATCGATATCTCCCTGGGCCGGCAGGCCAAGTGGAAGCATCTCGACCATGCAAAGTCCCACGAATTCTCGAAGGTGGCGTAA
- a CDS encoding cytochrome P450, translating into MSAGIKTCPYMVLRDPDTVREVLHRPEDFSPANALLAVTPLSGQALRILQKARFALPPVLASNDTDSHAGIRKVVAAFFTPATVAAAEPRIRQIAREAAVDAARELDAAGTVDLVQAVAAYPPAVVMLELLGLPVRDLPQLKAWSMDSLELFWGWPDADRQLELAHSAAEFYGWLRELVLESVDAPGRNLFKSLAQHGLSTPEICSMGYFLLIAGQETTTQLISTTLFRLAEGSRGITWAEAASADKARKLVRHVLATESSVPTWRRVAAKDTVLDGELIQAGEEILLELTGNHGIAWDPGNPGGGADAAGEGARPTAYGLAFGSGIHRCLGAKLAELEAAVVVQETAAALPSVRLRDHEPAWIRLLSFQAPRTVTVGCGGRPGPW; encoded by the coding sequence ATGAGCGCGGGCATCAAGACCTGCCCGTACATGGTGCTCCGCGATCCGGACACCGTCCGCGAGGTGCTGCACCGCCCGGAGGACTTCAGCCCGGCCAATGCGCTCCTTGCGGTGACGCCGCTGTCCGGGCAGGCGCTGCGAATCCTCCAAAAGGCACGGTTCGCCCTCCCGCCTGTGCTGGCCAGCAACGATACCGATTCGCACGCGGGCATCCGCAAGGTGGTTGCCGCGTTCTTCACGCCCGCCACGGTGGCCGCCGCGGAGCCGCGCATCCGCCAGATCGCCCGGGAGGCCGCGGTGGACGCGGCCCGCGAACTGGACGCCGCCGGGACCGTGGACCTGGTCCAGGCGGTGGCCGCCTATCCCCCCGCAGTGGTGATGCTCGAGCTGCTGGGCCTGCCGGTGCGGGACCTGCCGCAGCTGAAGGCGTGGAGCATGGACTCCCTGGAACTGTTCTGGGGCTGGCCCGACGCCGATCGCCAGCTTGAGCTCGCCCACAGCGCCGCCGAGTTCTACGGCTGGCTGCGGGAGCTGGTGCTCGAATCGGTGGACGCCCCCGGGCGTAACCTGTTCAAGTCCCTCGCCCAGCATGGCCTGAGCACCCCGGAAATCTGCTCAATGGGCTACTTCCTGTTGATCGCGGGCCAGGAAACCACCACCCAGCTGATCAGCACCACGCTGTTCCGCCTGGCCGAAGGTTCCCGCGGCATCACCTGGGCAGAAGCAGCCTCCGCGGACAAGGCCCGCAAGCTGGTCCGGCACGTGCTGGCGACGGAATCCTCGGTGCCCACCTGGCGGCGGGTGGCCGCCAAGGACACCGTGCTGGACGGCGAGCTGATCCAGGCCGGCGAAGAGATCCTGCTGGAGCTCACCGGCAATCATGGCATCGCATGGGATCCCGGAAACCCCGGCGGCGGCGCTGACGCTGCCGGCGAAGGGGCGAGGCCGACAGCCTACGGTCTGGCGTTCGGCTCGGGCATCCACCGCTGCCTCGGTGCGAAACTCGCTGAACTGGAGGCCGCCGTCGTCGTTCAGGAAACTGCCGCCGCCCTCCCAAGCGTCCGCCTGCGGGACCACGAACCGGCTTGGATCCGGCTGCTGTCCTTCCAGGCGCCGCGCACGGTCACCGTGGGCTGCGGAGGACGTCCCGGTCCTTGGTGA